The Raphanus sativus cultivar WK10039 chromosome 6, ASM80110v3, whole genome shotgun sequence sequence GTGACAGAATAATAGCGAATGCCAATAGTACCACCATCTGTTGCTCGAGAGGAGCAGAAGAAAGTGTTAATTGCCTGAAGCAATTGCATAATTCTAGCGTCAAGGCGCAAGTCTTCCCTGCCTTTTAAgagataaatatatttctttccATCTGAGCCAATCATAATAAGCTTTTTAGGTCGTGTCTTGGTTGGAAGGATCGTCACATGATCTGAGAGAGAAGAAACAGTGACTATTCCCTGGAGTGAAGTGTCAGATTCAGACAAGGTGGGCTGCTTCTCCAGGCCAGGCATTGGAATGTTACAGGAAGATAACAAAGACAAACTAGGAGCAACTTCCTTTAGAGATATTGATGACTTCTTTTGATGAGAAGCCAGAGACGTGGCAATACTATCAAAAGGACGCCAAACTTCCCCCAGAGCAGCCGGCGTGGGAGGAGCTTTAAATGTCAATATTGCTGAATTTAAACGTTCTATGTACTCCTCATAGAACCAAACCTCATGAGGTGTTACAGGCTTCCTAGAGGTTGAAGCCAAGCGACGTTCCAATGCAACAACAATAGGGGCCATCATTGCAGAATATCTTGCAGCATTTATATCATTCTTTTCACTCTGGCTCAGAGTAACATTTTCTGAAACACGAGCAGCCTCTTCTTTCAACAGGTTTATCCGCCTTATTACATCTGGAAAAAGaagtgaaaattaaatttactttCCTCCGCTGATCCGAAAAAGTGATTGCGAAACAACATAGGCAACTGAATGAAACACAACATCTGACGTTCAAATAATCCAAGAAAAATCTCTAGCAAAATAACACCTTCAGAACTCTATATATTTACGTTCACCAAAAATTCTACACATTATGTTGCTTCCCTATTGCAACCCTGAAACTCTAACCGACTTACAGCAAGTTGATAAGCTGGCACTACAGTCACGATCAAGTTTATTCAACCTATTCTTTAGATATAATTGGCATATGTTGCACGTGAAGAAGTCAGTTTTGGTTGGATATCGAAGGTCACTTAAGTACGAGCTGGTTGAGAATTATAAGCTAGAAATTTAAGGTTACCCATGTGGAGATCTTGCAGTGTGCTGAGCCACAGTTCCTCCCAAAGGACAGTCACATTCCCAAGCTCATTAAGCATAAGCTGCACATCTTGGATCAATCTTGGATATAGTTCAGCCTGCAGAGGAACATCACAAAGCACATATCAGTTGGTGCAGCCCTACGAAACAACTCTCACAAAGAACGAAAAGTTAGACAGAGTTTATGCAGTCAGCTTAGAGgaaaattatacaaacaaacatgtagatattaaaaatttcCATGACATCAGCAAAGTGCTCAGGATTTGGGAGGTTGACATTCCTTTTTAGGGGAAGACATTAACCAGGTTTGATATGTGGGTGATCatgaaatttgaatatttgatgCATATATGGTCGCTTTAGCTTGGAATATATGCACCGTTCTGACAGAAAAGTAAGAACAAATTTAAATCAGATTGAAGTTTAAGGTATAAATAATACCAGACAGGCCTTTACGTGCAACAGCTCTTCAGACGGCTTCTCGTCACATGCATTCACGTCTACAAGTGTTGGATACACTATGGACCAAGGACACAACTTCGCCAGCATTATTAGCAAGCCTTCTATTTCTTTTCGCACCACCTCCTCGGGGTGAGAACTCAACCGAGCAAAAAGCTGAGGTGTTACTTCCTGTGAATATTGTTATCGGAGAGATTAGAAATTCGATTTTATCCCAGAGACAtagaaacaagagagagagagagagagagagagagcttctcACCTGCCAAGGCTCCAAGGGAAGTATCGAAAGAGCATGTATCAGTGTATCTTTTAACTCCACTCCGTAGTTCAGAAGGATGTGCAAAATATACAGTGTTGATCTTAATGTATGGCTACCAGCTTTTTTGTTCAGTGGATCATAGTCTACCCCTGTAAACTCACTAGTGCGTAGATTTTTTGATGAATAACGAAGGTACTGTGCGAAGCCAAGTGCTGAATGCCCAAAGAGAGATACCCGTCTTTTCCTCAGCGACCACCAAACTTCAATCAGCCTTTTAACAATAGGTGCTATATCAGTATCTTCCCCATTTTCCTTTGCGCAGAGCAGTATATCAGTTAATTGGGAAGCTAGATGAGCAGAGAGACTATCCCAGTCACAATCTTCTCCACCAGGAGCTGCAGCTGCATTTTCTATCGTTTCAATGACTTGCTTCTGCAATGCTTTCATTCTTACTTCGGAGTGGTCTGCCGTACTTGTATGATGGTTTCCATCTTGCTCAATGTTTGTGAGATCCTTCGAATCATCGTTCTGAAGAAACTGCATAACAATAGACTCCACCGATTGAGTCTCATCCTCAGTCAAGCGAAACTTTCCAGGTTGGATCTCTTGAGCAAGAATTCTTGTAGAGAAGGATGTCTGGATGATGGACTCATTAGATTTGCTTAAAGACTCTGTTGCCTGACGAAAACACCAAGAAGCATATGAAATCCAAGATTTTCCCATCGCAGAACAAAGTTGGGTGGACACTTTTGTAACCGTGCCAATCATCTCCTCACTGATAGCCTTTATGCTTGGCTTTGAGCTCTCGTATAACAAAGGCTCGCTACTTACAGATGAAGGAATTTCAGTTCTGTTAAAATCTGCTGATATCTTAAAGACGACCTTTTCCAAATCCACAGAACTAGCATCCCCTTTGAGCCAAGTTGCAAGTTTTAAGCATGCTTTTGCCTTTAAGAAGGCCACACCAGTATCCAAACATACTGGATGTAACGCAGTTACCTCAGGCTGTACAAACGACCAAAGATCCACAACAGCATCTTGAACTTTGTTTTCCTTATACATCAGCAAGGCTCCCTGGTACTGCAGATCTGATATAAGAAAGTCCCGCAGCTTAACCTCATCACAACTGGATACATGATCATTCAAATAGACTTTAAGGTGATTTGCAAGCAAGAAATTTCCTTGTTTGCGAGCAAATCCAAACAAGTCCATGCAAAGCTTTAGGGTAACCCAGGCAGTCGGCGATATTGTCCTATAAGTTCGTAGAACTTTTAACCAAGGGCTGCAGTCACGATGAATTCTATTGATCATAGACTGCATTGACCAGACGCAGGAGCTTAACATCAAATTATTGTGTTTCTGCTTAGGTTCGCTGTCTCTCATCTGATGACTCTCTTCAAAAGCATAGAGGCAATGCAACTGTGTGGCATATGGCGCTGTCTCAGATAATCCATCAAATGAAAGAGCTATTGAGGTTTCATCCAGCATTGATCGGGCCTTCTGTAAAGTATGTGAAACCTTTTGAGTATTTCCTTCAGCTTGGAAAAGCATTGCCTGCAAAAGCATCTGTTCACTTCTTTGCAAGGCCAGCTTTGGGTTAAGTGACGGCTCAGCACTAGTTTTAGGCGTTAAATCAAGACACGCCCATGCCCCCTGAATATCTCCTTCATCAAAGCGTGCCAAGGCCCGTATTGCATTCATTTCATTTCCAGCTGCAGTCAAAGAACCTGAAAAGCTTTTGCCCGCATGCCTTGCACGAAGAGCCTGTAACTCTGAAAGCCAGGAATCTAGAGATTTCCAATCAGATAAAGCAGCATAACTCTCAATTATCCGTTCAATTACAAAATGGATGTCATCAGAACCCATAGAGCTGAGACAGTCTTCTTCCTCTAATAAGTGAGCAAAATATGCAGCCGCTTTCTCATATCGTCCATCTGACTGATAAATCAACCCTGTGATCCATGGAAACAACGCTAATTCACCACTGAGCTTCTGACTGTCACTTTCTTCTGCGACCAAAGGAGATAAATTCATTGATACCCATTTGCTAACGCCAAGCAGAGCATGTGTATCATGATTCTGACTCAAAGCCAATGACAATTTCCGCAAAATTCCTGAGATGTCCGAAGTTATCTGAGCTCCAGTATTGTGAAGATTGTCAGAAGCCTGTACTTTATACTTTTCTTTCTTCACTAATGTTGCACGACCTTTTAGCTCTTCAAGCCGCAATGTGCAATACTCAACCGTGGCATTGTGAGACTGGAGTGATACACCAGCGTTCATCATTGGTTCGGATATACGAGAAAACCATTCTTCGCAAACTTTCCGGTTGGCTCGGAAAAACAGGACACTTTGTTGAGGTGCTGAGGATAAAACAGCAGTCCCCTCATACGCATTGTACACGTTTTTTTTCAACGCCTCTACAAAATCCAACAGTAACCTCATGGGTAAGAGATGGGCACCAGAAGAGCCAACAACATTTTGCTCGCTATCAACCTGCAGCACAGTTGTGATGTCTAATAGCATTCGCTCTAGGACTGCAAAAGTTTGAGTAGGGCCACCAAAGTTAGTACGGAGACGTGTGCTAACACAAAACCTAGCAGCTTCATGCACAGCCCACCAAGCGCCTGCCAGGTTATTCGCCAAGCAGATTCTCTCAATCGAGCCTTTCTCAGCTTTTATCGCCAACCACCCACTCTTGATAAGGTTTTGATCAGTATGCCCATCATCCGTATCCTTTGTTCCCTGAAAAGTATTAATAAGCCCTTGGatccaagaagaaaaagaaactttCCATCTCTGGGAAACATAATTCAAGACAGAGACAAGTTGCTGCGACTGAAAATGATGGTCAAGTTGCTTAAGTGCAAAGACTTGCTTCCAATGCAAGTGACCGTTTCCTAGCACAAGAACTTCGGCCCTAAGAGCCATATGTTCGACCTCACTGTGCATGCCACAAACATACTGGGTAGCTGGCAAGAGATGAGATAACAACTTAATGAATGCATTATTTATACTCATATCTGGATCTCCAAGCTTTTCAAGGAGGATCTCAGCAACGGAGTAAAATGAAATTGGGTGTATCAGCTTTACCACTAGAAGCAGCTCTAAAACCTTTGCAGATAGACTCCTCACTTTCGGTTCACTATCAAATGCAGCATCTAAAACCGCCATTATTATATCTCTAACTGCACCAGCATACGGAAATGTTTCATAGAAGTAAGCATCCATATTCAGATTCTTCGATATTGCAATTAGGTTCTCACAGAATTTCTGAATCCATTCAAGCGCCACTAGCTTTACATCAAGAGGGGATGAAAAGCGAAGAGCTTTAACCATCGTTAAGCTGTATTTCCTTAGATGCTCAACTACCATGGTAAAAAATGTATACTTTACTGGCGTCTTCCCATGATTCGTTTCTTTAACAAGCTTGCTGCCCGGCTGAATTAGCACGGAGCAGTTGCTAAGGAGCTCAACTGCAGCTAAACACTCCAACATCCTCATAATGCTGACTTGCAACTCCGAACAAGCATCAACATCTGACTCAAAAGGATTCAGCTTTTCAAAAACAAAGGAAATTAACTTCTCTGACCTCTTATGATACAAGACAGCAAGTTTTGGTACGTCACTCAAACTTTTTCTCCCTCCAAGAGAAACACAGGAAAGGAGAACCTTCATATCAAAGTTAATCATCGCCATAAGTTCGTTTTTTGAGAAGGCTTCATAGGCTGTAACATCAAAAGTCTTGTTTTCGCTTCCTGATGAGTCCACAAGTACAGTCTTCAACAACTCAAGTTCATTCGTCAATAACTCCATCGCCTGTTGAATAATTTCTTCACTCTCATGTTGAAGCAAGAATATGTATGTGTCAGAAGAGCCTGCAGTAAGTAAACGATTTGGGTGCAATCGCAACCGAGATATTGGAGATTCGAAGCAGAGCAACTTCGTCACACATGAAGAGAGGAGGCCTTGCTTCTGTAGAGACAGTAACTGAAGATTAGTTTTTAAGGTCCCATGGATCTGAGAAGTTGACATCTTGCCATGAACAGCAGCATTCACATTATCATTCTGCTCTAAGCTCTTGAATAACATCTCAAGAGAAGGGAAATAGTATGTCGAATACTTGTCGCGCAATATTTCTGCCAGAAGAGTCAAACACTTCCATAGATCTTCAATCCATTTAGCCCATCCAAACCTCAGCCCCATAGTAGACAAGAAACCCAATAGCCGAGGAATCATTTCGCTCAGAGGTTGGTCCATCTTATGAAGCAGATTGTTCTCTAGTAACCCAGAAGCAGTGGACCGCAAGATGGCTAAGAAACAAGAAAGCAAAGCAAGGAGCCTGTAAAACTGTTCCGGGGTTCCTTCACTACCATCACTAAGCAACGCATCCATGTCACCGAGAAACTTCGATAACAACCCAACCGAGAAGTCTAAATTATCTACCCAATGTTTCTGAAACTGCAAGAAGCTATCGAGAACAATCTGCCTATCAGAGGCGGCTTGGTCTTGTAATAATGCCCAAC is a genomic window containing:
- the LOC108810737 gene encoding uncharacterized protein LOC108810737, which translates into the protein MMQGFHHQQQQQQQLISLLSAALPTNNNPSSSSSSSSEPVSTTSSASSSNASSPFKTTKKPKKPKKKIASAPLVKSERNLDSGRLAALKSLHRAITYPPNSILIANSASYLCSGLWQLLSDKSYDVRQASVSAYGALCAILCSIPLEFIGRHNLLMLVDSFIDWALPLIRDVSVPDGTTLLALESVREFLSVGDVHVIDRYALPILDACKSLLEDERTSIPLLTQALGVLFLISSKFYVLFHPHFLDIVDMLLGWALLQDQAASDRQIVLDSFLQFQKHWVDNLDFSVGLLSKFLGDMDALLSDGSEGTPEQFYRLLALLSCFLAILRSTASGLLENNLLHKMDQPLSEMIPRLLGFLSTMGLRFGWAKWIEDLWKCLTLLAEILRDKYSTYYFPSLEMLFKSLEQNDNVNAAVHGKMSTSQIHGTLKTNLQLLSLQKQGLLSSCVTKLLCFESPISRLRLHPNRLLTAGSSDTYIFLLQHESEEIIQQAMELLTNELELLKTVLVDSSGSENKTFDVTAYEAFSKNELMAMINFDMKVLLSCVSLGGRKSLSDVPKLAVLYHKRSEKLISFVFEKLNPFESDVDACSELQVSIMRMLECLAAVELLSNCSVLIQPGSKLVKETNHGKTPVKYTFFTMVVEHLRKYSLTMVKALRFSSPLDVKLVALEWIQKFCENLIAISKNLNMDAYFYETFPYAGAVRDIIMAVLDAAFDSEPKVRSLSAKVLELLLVVKLIHPISFYSVAEILLEKLGDPDMSINNAFIKLLSHLLPATQYVCGMHSEVEHMALRAEVLVLGNGHLHWKQVFALKQLDHHFQSQQLVSVLNYVSQRWKVSFSSWIQGLINTFQGTKDTDDGHTDQNLIKSGWLAIKAEKGSIERICLANNLAGAWWAVHEAARFCVSTRLRTNFGGPTQTFAVLERMLLDITTVLQVDSEQNVVGSSGAHLLPMRLLLDFVEALKKNVYNAYEGTAVLSSAPQQSVLFFRANRKVCEEWFSRISEPMMNAGVSLQSHNATVEYCTLRLEELKGRATLVKKEKYKVQASDNLHNTGAQITSDISGILRKLSLALSQNHDTHALLGVSKWVSMNLSPLVAEESDSQKLSGELALFPWITGLIYQSDGRYEKAAAYFAHLLEEEDCLSSMGSDDIHFVIERIIESYAALSDWKSLDSWLSELQALRARHAGKSFSGSLTAAGNEMNAIRALARFDEGDIQGAWACLDLTPKTSAEPSLNPKLALQRSEQMLLQAMLFQAEGNTQKVSHTLQKARSMLDETSIALSFDGLSETAPYATQLHCLYAFEESHQMRDSEPKQKHNNLMLSSCVWSMQSMINRIHRDCSPWLKVLRTYRTISPTAWVTLKLCMDLFGFARKQGNFLLANHLKVYLNDHVSSCDEVKLRDFLISDLQYQGALLMYKENKVQDAVVDLWSFVQPEVTALHPVCLDTGVAFLKAKACLKLATWLKGDASSVDLEKVVFKISADFNRTEIPSSVSSEPLLYESSKPSIKAISEEMIGTVTKVSTQLCSAMGKSWISYASWCFRQATESLSKSNESIIQTSFSTRILAQEIQPGKFRLTEDETQSVESIVMQFLQNDDSKDLTNIEQDGNHHTSTADHSEVRMKALQKQVIETIENAAAAPGGEDCDWDSLSAHLASQLTDILLCAKENGEDTDIAPIVKRLIEVWWSLRKRRVSLFGHSALGFAQYLRYSSKNLRTSEFTGVDYDPLNKKAGSHTLRSTLYILHILLNYGVELKDTLIHALSILPLEPWQEVTPQLFARLSSHPEEVVRKEIEGLLIMLAKLCPWSIVYPTLVDVNACDEKPSEELLHVKACLAELYPRLIQDVQLMLNELGNVTVLWEELWLSTLQDLHMDVIRRINLLKEEAARVSENVTLSQSEKNDINAARYSAMMAPIVVALERRLASTSRKPVTPHEVWFYEEYIERLNSAILTFKAPPTPAALGEVWRPFDSIATSLASHQKKSSISLKEVAPSLSLLSSCNIPMPGLEKQPTLSESDTSLQGIVTVSSLSDHVTILPTKTRPKKLIMIGSDGKKYIYLLKGREDLRLDARIMQLLQAINTFFCSSRATDGGTIGIRYYSVTPISGRAGLIQWVDNVISVYSIFRSWQTRAKLSQMPPSAPGSAKSPDLPPVPRPSDMFYGKMIPALKEKGIRRVISRRDWPHDVKRQVQLDLMKEVPKQLLHRELWCASEGFKAFETKLKRYSGSVAAMSIVGHMLGLGDRHLDNILMDFCSGDVVHIDYNVCFDKGQRLEVPEIVPFRLTQTMEAALGLTGVEGTFRANCEAVLGVLRQNKDTLLMLMEVFVWDPLVEWTRGNSHDDAAIGGEERKDMEVAVSLSLFSSRVHEIRVRLQEHHDLLLAALPAVGLSLERFSKVLNHYEIASSVFLQADQERSKLILRETSAKTTVAEAACNSENIRASFEIQAQEFSRAKALASEKAQETAVWMEQRGKILGALRRDMIPEITTPTVFTDILGSLSLTSAVLVAGVRLTIVPEPTQAQCNNIDKEISLLVNDLNDGVSSALAALQTYSLALQRILPLNYHTTSQVYDWSQILQLAAHALSTEIFSLAKRQAGEQFAKIHGDDSQSVRSCYDDLCRKVEKYEDDVKKLEEEYAELAAAIGMGPESKAKDRLFYGLINYMQSRGLVESTNTGLSDKYVATKRVNLQDSGKRTFEDSGERTSKALDLLHTSISSLYDRSKEKVHYILNASTERNDLNESLAFESRSLSTNLEAQIEMCMIVVDFLNEVKHYAGQQISNVGESLTGSAHRVEDNWASIFHRSLLSSKTLIAQMTDVVVPDVLKTYLLSNSDLMDAFGLISQVRGTIDTALEQLVEIKVERDSLVELEQDYLKKIGHITEGQRALEIAALKSREHLSWEEVEEFASQGEACRTQLDQLNQSWGQRLSLLVKKEAQVKNALVSAEKQFRLLTNADECKKLNNLRSSTILVELVKPFSEMEQLDKTLSSLSCSADSMSDLLPAFGGLLSCEQSLSESVWRFRSVLNDHSFFIWKVGIIYSFLDSCIHDATLSVDQTLGLEQLILFIKKKFEFQLQERVDCYLAGSVAPAFLSQMDKEHERLKHFSEEKGVRGDQVKPEYSHHRKQVHTMLEEFCNAHETTIAAKSAASRMKKQVKDITDALRRTSLDIVQMEWMNDTTLTPSQNIRTSLQQVFVSDDKLYSSFLDLNRAKLLETIRSAIPQITRSIERLQACEKNSIIAEGQLERAIGWACGGSSSAAAGTSSAKMSGIPTEFHDHLSRRRQLLWDAREKASNIAKICMSLLEFEASRDGIFRNPCEALEGDPRIRGDSRAWQKTYKNLVTRLEVTYQSFTHVEQEWKLAQSTLEAASTGLYSATNDLSIASVKAKSASGDLQSGLLSVMDCTHEVSVALASFLRASRGHTALTTETGALLKEVLATTGDLHDVHSLGKEAATLHHSLVDDLSKANAILVPLNSTLSKDNALIAEALAKESETDIEVSSIHGQAIYQSYGEKIGEIYQNLRPLVPSIASSVKGLYPMLTRLAQIASEQSEVQSDVASPPTRTHTRTTRGKNAYALSVLKSMEMKIDGRNIADNREVSIPEQVDYLIKQATSVDNLCNMYEGWTPWI